The following proteins are co-located in the Gammaproteobacteria bacterium genome:
- a CDS encoding radical SAM protein: MAAAIALSQRGDVRLGYRCNARCGFCYYQDSLDNPIEKEPTTAQLRRRIELLRASGATEVEFTGGEPTIRPDLVELIAHAAALGFVNVSVITNGLRLAKPSYAKVVVGAGANDFLFSIHGHTPELHDAHTGIRGSFDRIMAAVRNVKACGARCRSSTTVTGANYAYLEDILGMLVALEMDCINLAVFSPVSEAKGTSAGMQVRYSDAGAAIRRAIERHEPRLPPLSVKYIPFCFMTGYEKYVMNLYQQSFDPDDWNYYLSNKVRRADTKPKALAFDLAALLGGLLAKDWTAARRLGLDGFRVIGFTRIVELLRKKRLPACRRCRYALVCDGPWRDYVARYGESEFEPVTGARIADPAWCYDVARYRRPGDAVAPGRPPRPVPAAGSLPLR; the protein is encoded by the coding sequence TTGGCTGCGGCGATCGCCTTATCCCAGCGCGGCGACGTGCGGCTCGGCTACCGTTGCAACGCCCGCTGCGGCTTCTGCTATTACCAGGACTCGCTCGACAATCCGATAGAGAAGGAGCCGACCACCGCGCAGCTGCGGAGGCGCATCGAGCTGCTGCGCGCGTCGGGCGCGACGGAGGTCGAGTTCACGGGCGGCGAGCCGACGATACGGCCGGATCTCGTCGAGCTGATCGCCCATGCGGCGGCGCTCGGCTTCGTGAACGTTTCCGTCATCACGAACGGCTTACGACTCGCGAAGCCCTCGTATGCGAAAGTGGTCGTCGGCGCGGGAGCGAACGATTTCCTTTTTTCGATTCACGGCCACACGCCCGAGCTTCACGACGCTCACACGGGCATTCGGGGCAGCTTCGATCGCATCATGGCGGCCGTCCGCAACGTGAAGGCGTGCGGCGCGCGGTGCCGCAGCAGCACGACCGTGACCGGGGCGAACTACGCTTACCTCGAAGACATCCTCGGCATGCTGGTCGCCCTCGAGATGGACTGTATCAATCTCGCGGTGTTCAGCCCGGTCAGCGAGGCCAAGGGGACGTCCGCAGGGATGCAAGTGAGGTACTCGGACGCGGGCGCCGCGATCAGACGCGCGATCGAGCGCCACGAGCCTCGGCTCCCGCCGCTCAGCGTGAAGTACATACCGTTCTGCTTCATGACGGGCTACGAGAAGTACGTCATGAACTTGTATCAGCAGAGCTTCGACCCGGACGACTGGAACTACTACTTGAGCAACAAGGTGCGCAGGGCCGACACGAAACCGAAAGCCCTCGCGTTCGATCTCGCCGCGCTCCTCGGCGGCTTGCTCGCGAAAGACTGGACGGCCGCGCGGCGTCTCGGCCTCGACGGCTTCAGGGTCATCGGCTTCACGCGAATCGTCGAGCTGCTGCGCAAGAAGCGGCTGCCGGCGTGCCGCCGATGCCGCTATGCGCTCGTCTGCGACGGCCCATGGCGCGACTACGTCGCGAGGTACGGGGAGTCCGAGTTCGAGCCGGTGACGGGCGCGAGGATCGCGGACCCCGCGTGGTGCTACGACGTCGCGCGGTACCGCCGGCCGGGCGACGCCGTCGCGCCCGGTCGACCCCCACGGCCCGTGCCCGCCGCAGGCTCGTTGCCGCTCCGATGA
- the wecB gene encoding UDP-N-acetylglucosamine 2-epimerase (non-hydrolyzing), with amino-acid sequence MRIALVQGTRPEIIKNFSIVAALARAGVRFEVLHTNQHRQRKMCADVYRAMGYEWSRALPGRYSLGNAIEWLQRTFVRDGITHVIVNGDTAASLAGALAALYLDLGVTHVEAGLRSGDVLMREERNRIMVDSIATLLFAYTAYEERLLRATPAVRGRIHLEGNTTVDVLHDFADAISRPPRSDRYVFVTLHRKELTDSRERMTALLHALRRIAERRAVVFPVHPRTADALRRYKLDRELGAIEAVDPVSPFESLALQKHALAILTDSGCIQEEAYLLGVPCVTLRNNTERHLTVANGANVVAGFAIGPILASVEEACAAQRRGWPDIYGPPGAGVRIVDRVLSEAAAAERRDPQRPRPAAPAEICAETLVGGDGL; translated from the coding sequence TTGAGAATTGCACTGGTGCAGGGCACGAGACCGGAGATCATCAAGAACTTTTCGATCGTCGCCGCGCTCGCGAGGGCGGGAGTGCGATTCGAGGTCCTGCACACGAACCAGCATCGACAGCGGAAGATGTGCGCGGACGTCTACCGTGCGATGGGCTACGAGTGGAGCCGCGCGCTGCCCGGACGATACTCGCTGGGCAACGCGATCGAATGGCTGCAGAGGACTTTCGTCAGGGACGGCATCACTCACGTCATCGTGAACGGCGATACGGCCGCGTCACTGGCCGGCGCGCTCGCTGCCCTCTATCTCGACCTCGGCGTCACGCACGTGGAAGCGGGCTTGCGCTCCGGCGACGTGCTGATGCGCGAGGAGCGCAACCGAATCATGGTCGACTCGATCGCCACCCTGCTGTTCGCGTATACGGCCTACGAGGAGCGCCTGCTGCGCGCCACTCCGGCCGTGCGGGGGCGTATCCACCTCGAAGGCAACACGACGGTCGACGTGCTGCACGACTTCGCGGACGCGATCTCGCGCCCCCCGCGATCCGATCGCTACGTCTTCGTCACGTTGCATCGCAAGGAGCTCACGGACTCGCGCGAGCGGATGACGGCGCTCCTTCACGCCCTGCGCAGAATCGCGGAGCGCCGCGCGGTCGTCTTTCCCGTTCACCCGCGGACCGCCGATGCGTTGCGGCGATACAAGCTCGATCGCGAGCTCGGCGCGATCGAGGCGGTCGATCCCGTCTCGCCGTTCGAGTCTCTCGCGCTTCAGAAGCATGCGCTCGCGATTCTGACCGACAGCGGCTGCATCCAGGAGGAAGCCTATCTGCTCGGCGTGCCCTGCGTGACGCTGCGGAACAACACGGAGCGGCACCTGACCGTTGCAAACGGCGCCAACGTCGTCGCCGGCTTCGCGATCGGTCCGATCCTCGCGAGCGTCGAGGAAGCGTGCGCGGCGCAGCGCCGGGGTTGGCCGGATATCTACGGGCCGCCGGGCGCCGGCGTCCGCATCGTCGACCGTGTGCTGAGCGAGGCGGCCGCCGCCGAGCGCCGCGATCCGCAACGTCCTCGTCCGGCTGCGCCCGCGGAAATCTGCGCCGAGACGCTGGTCGGCGGTGACGGGCTTTGA
- a CDS encoding glycosyltransferase: MTTLLSINNYFYRRDGSEAVYLGHNRMFEGAGWTVVPFSMHHAENEPSPWSEFFVEELELGAAYTTAQKLRRVPKVVYSLEARRKLSALLDRVRPDVGHCHSIYHHLSPSILGVLKRRGVPVVMTLHDLKLACPAYHMFNGAGACEECKGGRLHRVLVNRCSKGSVTLSAIVMAEAVLHRLLDSYGRNVDCFVVPSEFYARKLAEWGWDASRFVHVPNFVDCSTIRPSLSPGRGFLYLGRLSPEKGLTTLLRAAAEAGAAVRLAGEGPQRAVLEREAERTGAEVEFLGRLSAERLYDAVRACRATVLPAEWYENAPISVLESFAAGKPVIGADIGGIPEIVTPGENGWLFRSGSVESLAAALREAAAAPDAKLIRMGRIARATAEARFDAVVYRRRMVSVYAALGVRVH, from the coding sequence ATGACGACGCTGCTGTCGATCAACAACTACTTCTACCGGCGCGACGGCTCGGAAGCCGTGTATCTCGGTCACAACCGCATGTTCGAGGGCGCCGGCTGGACCGTCGTCCCGTTCTCGATGCATCACGCCGAGAACGAGCCGTCGCCGTGGTCCGAGTTCTTCGTCGAGGAGCTCGAGCTCGGCGCGGCGTACACGACGGCGCAGAAGCTGCGGCGCGTGCCGAAGGTCGTGTACTCGCTCGAGGCGCGGCGGAAGCTCTCGGCGCTGCTCGACCGTGTTCGCCCCGACGTCGGCCACTGCCACAGCATCTACCACCACCTCTCTCCGTCGATACTCGGCGTGTTGAAGCGGCGCGGGGTTCCCGTCGTCATGACGCTGCACGACCTGAAGCTCGCGTGCCCCGCATACCACATGTTCAACGGCGCCGGAGCGTGCGAGGAGTGCAAGGGCGGCCGGCTCCACAGGGTGCTCGTGAACCGCTGCAGCAAAGGCTCCGTGACGCTGAGCGCGATCGTGATGGCCGAAGCGGTGCTGCATCGCCTGCTCGACTCGTACGGCAGGAACGTCGATTGCTTCGTCGTGCCGAGCGAGTTCTATGCGCGCAAGCTCGCGGAGTGGGGCTGGGACGCGAGCCGCTTCGTGCACGTACCGAACTTCGTCGACTGCTCGACCATTCGGCCGAGCCTCTCGCCCGGCCGCGGCTTCCTCTACCTCGGGAGGCTGTCCCCGGAGAAAGGGCTCACGACGCTGCTCCGTGCGGCGGCGGAGGCGGGCGCTGCCGTGCGGCTCGCGGGCGAAGGGCCGCAGCGCGCCGTGCTCGAGCGCGAGGCGGAAAGGACCGGGGCCGAGGTCGAATTTCTCGGGCGCCTCTCCGCCGAGCGCCTCTACGACGCGGTGCGCGCGTGCCGGGCCACGGTGCTGCCCGCGGAGTGGTACGAAAATGCGCCGATCAGCGTGCTCGAGTCCTTCGCGGCGGGAAAGCCCGTGATCGGCGCCGACATCGGCGGTATCCCGGAGATCGTCACGCCGGGCGAGAACGGCTGGCTGTTTCGCAGCGGCTCGGTGGAGTCGCTCGCCGCGGCGCTCCGCGAGGCCGCGGCGGCGCCCGACGCGAAGCTGATCCGAATGGGGCGGATTGCGCGAGCGACGGCCGAAGCCCGCTTCGACGCCGTCGTCTATCGCCGGCGGATGGTGTCGGTGTACGCCGCCCTCGGCGTGCGAGTGCATTGA
- a CDS encoding SDR family NAD(P)-dependent oxidoreductase has product MDGADAVRAVVVTGASSGIGEAAALELDRCGFKVFAGVRGPAAAERLAAAASTRLAPLELDVAREESVRAAADAVAGELGEEGVLAGVVNSAGIVVSGPLEHVSLADFRRQLDVNVVGPLAVVQAFLPLLRRSGGRIVNVGSTSGRIAGPMIGPYCASKFALEALTKVMAAELHAQGIRVSLIEPGVVATPLWKKARAAEEALAARLRCEDRDRYAAALGVRRRRLRELEDAGEPPGRVAAAIVEALTSRRPKPRYVVGFRTRLRVAVTLSLPDAWLHRLRARGSG; this is encoded by the coding sequence GTGGACGGTGCGGACGCCGTCCGGGCCGTCGTCGTGACCGGCGCGTCGAGCGGGATCGGCGAGGCCGCCGCGCTCGAGCTCGACCGATGCGGCTTCAAGGTCTTCGCGGGCGTGCGCGGGCCCGCGGCCGCCGAGCGGCTGGCCGCCGCGGCTTCGACGCGGCTCGCGCCGCTCGAGCTCGACGTGGCGCGCGAAGAGAGCGTCCGCGCGGCTGCCGACGCGGTGGCCGGCGAGCTCGGGGAGGAGGGCGTGCTCGCGGGCGTCGTGAACAGTGCCGGCATCGTCGTGTCCGGGCCGCTCGAGCATGTGTCGCTCGCCGACTTTCGCCGCCAGCTCGACGTCAATGTCGTCGGACCGCTCGCGGTGGTTCAGGCCTTTCTGCCGCTGCTCCGGCGCTCCGGAGGACGGATCGTCAACGTCGGCTCCACGAGCGGACGCATCGCCGGTCCGATGATCGGGCCGTACTGCGCGTCGAAATTCGCGCTCGAGGCATTGACGAAAGTGATGGCCGCGGAGCTGCATGCGCAGGGCATTCGGGTCAGCCTCATCGAGCCCGGCGTCGTCGCCACACCGCTCTGGAAGAAGGCTCGCGCGGCAGAGGAGGCGCTTGCTGCCCGGCTTCGCTGCGAGGATAGGGATCGCTACGCGGCTGCGCTCGGCGTCCGAAGGCGCCGGCTGCGCGAGCTCGAGGACGCGGGCGAGCCTCCCGGCCGGGTGGCCGCCGCTATCGTTGAGGCGCTGACGTCCCGGCGGCCCAAGCCGCGTTACGTCGTGGGCTTCCGTACGCGGCTCCGCGTCGCCGTGACGCTGTCGTTGCCGGACGCGTGGCTTCATCGGTTGAGGGCGCGCGGCAGCGGCTGA
- a CDS encoding glycosyltransferase, giving the protein MRRRRLVAFGFRELRGVEGGIETHARELYSRLAPLGYEITVLVRCGYRPACSGDDVPGLESKRVWAPRGKGVESFVHSFLCAGYCIAARPELVHVHGIGPAVFAPLLRLAGLRVVVTHHGRDYDAAKWGRFARALLRIGERAGVRHADAVICVSDSIRRAVEASAGVRCHAIYNGAASGSGPYVRPTGRLGRLEPGSYVLMVGRITEHKRILDVAAAMEAPALASRRLVVCGNTETDDPYAKRVRAAAARNRRIVLAGYVAPRELPWLYRHSACTVMASTYEGMPLAVLEALACGARVLLSDIDAHEELGLPRAHYFERGNVADLALRLERLLAAPRTDSGKLDERFDWSNIALQTAAVLDRVVQRPEQAAERSR; this is encoded by the coding sequence TTGAGACGCCGCCGCCTCGTCGCCTTCGGCTTTCGGGAACTCCGCGGCGTCGAGGGAGGCATCGAGACTCACGCGCGCGAGCTCTACTCGCGGCTCGCGCCGCTCGGATACGAGATCACCGTGCTCGTGCGGTGCGGCTACCGGCCGGCGTGCTCCGGCGACGACGTGCCGGGCCTCGAATCGAAGCGCGTCTGGGCGCCGCGGGGGAAAGGCGTCGAGTCGTTCGTTCACTCGTTCTTGTGCGCGGGCTACTGCATCGCCGCGCGACCGGAGCTCGTGCACGTTCACGGCATCGGCCCGGCCGTCTTCGCCCCGTTGCTGCGGCTTGCCGGTCTGCGCGTCGTCGTCACGCACCACGGCCGCGACTACGACGCCGCGAAATGGGGGCGTTTCGCGCGCGCGCTGCTCAGGATCGGCGAGCGCGCCGGCGTGCGCCACGCGGACGCCGTGATCTGCGTCTCCGATTCCATCCGGCGCGCGGTCGAGGCTTCCGCCGGCGTGCGGTGCCACGCGATCTACAACGGCGCGGCTTCGGGCTCGGGCCCGTACGTGCGTCCGACCGGCCGTCTCGGGCGGCTCGAGCCGGGGAGCTACGTGCTGATGGTCGGGCGCATCACCGAGCACAAGCGGATCCTCGACGTGGCCGCGGCGATGGAGGCCCCGGCGCTCGCGAGCCGGCGCCTCGTCGTGTGCGGTAACACGGAAACGGACGACCCTTATGCGAAGCGGGTCCGCGCCGCGGCCGCCCGCAACCGCCGAATCGTGCTCGCCGGGTACGTCGCGCCGCGCGAGCTGCCGTGGCTCTACCGGCATTCGGCGTGCACGGTCATGGCGTCGACTTACGAAGGTATGCCGCTCGCGGTGCTCGAAGCGCTCGCGTGCGGAGCGCGCGTGCTGCTCTCCGACATCGACGCGCACGAGGAGCTCGGGCTGCCGCGCGCGCACTACTTCGAGCGCGGCAACGTCGCCGACCTCGCATTGCGGCTCGAGCGGCTTCTCGCCGCGCCGCGCACGGATTCCGGCAAGCTCGACGAGCGGTTCGATTGGTCGAACATCGCGCTGCAGACGGCCGCCGTTCTCGACCGCGTCGTCCAGAGGCCCGAGCAGGCCGCCGAGCGATCCCGATGA
- a CDS encoding SGNH/GDSL hydrolase family protein, producing the protein MNYQRIACWGDSQTFGARTYGCYPMYLAQILNRRTRYRWQVLNLGENGLTARGLWLRLPADLVVASDVHHACILIGANDVGDGTPIDLFAEYYRQVLSALELHGFRALYCGEIPPLWPDGHAFFPAAAEERRDAYNRAVSDVAAEFDVARMVEFSNLTAECYTDPVHFNESGNRAVAERYAEAVMSR; encoded by the coding sequence ATGAATTATCAGCGCATCGCGTGCTGGGGAGACAGCCAGACCTTCGGGGCCCGCACGTACGGCTGTTACCCGATGTATCTCGCGCAGATCCTCAATCGGCGCACGCGCTACCGCTGGCAAGTGCTGAATCTCGGCGAGAACGGCCTGACGGCGCGCGGGCTGTGGCTCCGACTGCCCGCGGATCTCGTCGTCGCCAGCGACGTGCATCACGCGTGCATTCTCATCGGCGCGAACGACGTCGGCGACGGCACACCGATCGATTTGTTCGCCGAGTACTACCGGCAAGTCCTCTCGGCATTGGAGCTGCACGGATTCCGAGCGCTTTACTGCGGCGAGATTCCGCCGCTGTGGCCCGACGGCCACGCGTTCTTTCCGGCCGCCGCCGAGGAGCGGCGCGACGCCTACAACCGCGCGGTGAGCGACGTCGCGGCCGAGTTCGATGTCGCCCGGATGGTCGAGTTTTCGAACTTGACGGCCGAGTGCTACACCGATCCGGTCCACTTCAACGAAAGCGGAAACCGCGCGGTCGCCGAGCGTTACGCGGAGGCGGTCATGAGCCGTTGA